The following proteins are encoded in a genomic region of Lachnospiraceae bacterium KM106-2:
- a CDS encoding flagellar motor rotation protein MotB, which translates to MARKKQEEAPQGSPAWMATFSDLMNLLLCFFVLLFSMSSVDAEKFEQVVASLSDSINIFESGNVGVGDGQLISNGISQLNNLGEYFNDMGNSSKENNESNSADPEKQYKEKLEAEQKKVTEELYEEVQEKVENKKIDQYVSVDMDDNYQFVKISMYGAILFDSGDADVKSDAIPLLSSIGDILKSYDNYLIKIEGHTDNVPITHSSVYKNNLWLSSARASTVWEYLTEKKGLDPSTLEASGRSEYDPVADNKTAEGRKKNRRVEIKIYSETKD; encoded by the coding sequence TTGGCTAGAAAGAAACAGGAAGAAGCACCACAGGGATCTCCAGCTTGGATGGCCACGTTTAGTGATTTAATGAACTTGTTATTGTGTTTCTTCGTATTACTTTTTTCTATGTCAAGTGTAGACGCCGAGAAGTTTGAACAGGTTGTTGCTTCCTTAAGTGATAGTATCAATATATTCGAGAGTGGAAATGTTGGAGTTGGTGACGGACAATTAATCTCGAACGGCATTAGTCAATTGAATAACTTGGGTGAATACTTTAATGACATGGGAAATTCGAGTAAAGAAAATAATGAGTCTAACAGTGCTGATCCAGAGAAGCAATATAAAGAAAAACTTGAAGCTGAACAAAAGAAAGTTACCGAAGAACTCTATGAAGAGGTTCAGGAAAAGGTTGAGAATAAGAAAATTGATCAATATGTATCAGTAGATATGGATGATAACTATCAATTTGTTAAAATCTCAATGTATGGTGCTATTTTGTTTGACTCCGGAGATGCGGACGTTAAATCGGATGCAATTCCTTTATTAAGCAGCATTGGCGATATATTAAAGTCTTATGATAATTATTTGATTAAAATTGAAGGACATACAGATAATGTCCCTATCACTCACTCATCTGTTTATAAAAATAACTTATGGTTATCATCTGCAAGAGCAAGTACCGTATGGGAATATTTAACCGAGAAGAAAGGATTAGATCCATCTACTCTAGAAGCTTCCGGTCGAAGCGAATATGACCCAGTAGCAGATAACAAAACAGCAGAAGGTCGTAAGAAAAATCGTCGAGTTGAAATTAAAATTTACAGTGAAACAAAAGACTGA
- a CDS encoding flagellar motor rotation protein MotA — protein MDLASIIGIVGGLVLVIFGIITGDQGVAALGNFLDYKSAIITFGGTLTAVLTMAGNPKEFISGLKSIGLIMKPITQDEAGTIKEIIELSNVARKEGLLALEESAGNIEDEFLKKGILLIVDGTDPELVRSILETEIGCIEERHKKKFGFWDNMASMGPAWGMIGTLIGLINMLKQLDDPSAIGPSMAVALITTLYGSMLANWIATPTSNKLKENNAIEIRLKEVMVEGLLSIQAGENPRVIEEKLKSFLAPNDRAGISEEDGENIG, from the coding sequence TTGGATTTAGCATCCATAATTGGTATTGTAGGCGGTTTGGTATTAGTAATCTTCGGAATTATTACTGGTGACCAAGGTGTTGCGGCATTAGGTAACTTCCTTGATTATAAGTCAGCAATTATCACTTTTGGTGGTACATTGACAGCTGTTCTTACAATGGCAGGTAATCCTAAAGAATTTATCAGTGGTCTTAAGAGTATTGGACTTATTATGAAACCAATTACTCAAGATGAAGCTGGTACAATTAAAGAAATTATTGAACTTTCCAATGTGGCAAGAAAAGAAGGTTTATTAGCACTTGAAGAAAGCGCTGGTAACATCGAAGACGAGTTCTTGAAAAAAGGAATTCTATTGATTGTCGATGGTACAGATCCAGAACTTGTTCGAAGCATCCTTGAAACTGAAATCGGATGTATTGAAGAACGACACAAAAAGAAGTTTGGATTCTGGGACAACATGGCATCAATGGGTCCTGCATGGGGTATGATCGGTACCTTGATCGGTCTGATCAACATGTTAAAGCAACTTGATGATCCTTCTGCAATCGGACCATCCATGGCAGTTGCCTTAATTACAACCTTATATGGTTCTATGCTTGCGAACTGGATTGCAACACCAACATCCAATAAGTTAAAAGAAAACAATGCAATTGAAATCAGACTAAAAGAAGTTATGGTCGAAGGTCTATTATCGATTCAAGCAGGTGAAAATCCTCGTGTAATCGAAGAAAAATTAAAATCATTCTTAGCACCTAATGACCGTGCTGGTATCTCAGAAGAGGATGGTGAGAACATTGGCTAG